One Papaver somniferum cultivar HN1 unplaced genomic scaffold, ASM357369v1 unplaced-scaffold_116, whole genome shotgun sequence genomic window carries:
- the LOC113329374 gene encoding uncharacterized protein LOC113329374: MSKMNVSQPLQIGCGGEDITTNTTGTMIEMKQERSYKRKNCGGDTTNTPTVMKKSKVSGATNTPTVTETKKRPYKRKNCGDANTSAIMDIKKKRPYKRKNCGDENTSTLMETKKKKDCGGDTADTSTVMKKSKDCGGTNTPTVMETKNRPYERKHCGDANTSTAMEACRRKDCGGDTTNTSTVMETKKKRAYRRKKCLPHDLIVDEILTRLPVQTLLTSVLVSKLWYNSIHNDHKRLTYYHFLESQKHPQVILSLLNVRNGVNKNTGEPEYGCHFFKFNTRIYGTENIVKFDKFRGCVFDRGVYEMVGYRHGLPCVAAVGKYSTGYMIVDPNRKDFLSIFHPVKVGKCTTNARTICHGFGFDSSTNKYKLVSFFSTAEKVLNAVVFTLGTKSWRDVTATIVPILGRPIRHLRVRTGRDKSAIFCTTSSNGCLVWKIIANLVEARSDNIEHDYSNMDGNELEMLLSFNLHDDKYQFIQLPAKRTTGEQQKHPLAVFPRLLELKGFPCKHLHDDYPHLLEFKGSPCIARFEKLPTKGSDDSHRSRDDHPSRTRCCCCSKVHLCLLKEEGWVQEESFDVCVDSNLTWSRDLAPDPCCFCFDAIPPTRIFSFSDQMFLYWFNGKHLQVYNLRSKKLQLVLPVHPKEADVFGAKRIEPQHIYYCSDVFSWLDDDISFINQDFQLHCHEDNFVSLQTFIPEGVEGVDVDGFSESDLDRCSAYVLIHRGSKVYYPSY; the protein is encoded by the coding sequence ATGTCGAAGATGAATGTCTCACAACCCCTGCAAATTGGTTGTGGTGGTGAGGATATAACCACCAATACTACTGGGACAATGATTGAGATGAAGCAGGAAAGATCATATAAGAGAAAAAATTGTGGTGGTGATACAACAAATACCCCAACAGTGATGAAGAAAAGTAAAGTCAGTGGTGCTACAAATACTCCAACAGTGACGGAGACGAAGAAAAGACCttataaaagaaaaaattgtGGTGATGCAAATACTTCAGCAATAATGGATATCAAGAAGAAAAGACCTTATAAAAGAAAAAACTGTGGTGATGAAAATACTTCAACATTGATggagacaaagaaaaaaaaagattgtggtgGTGATACAGCAGATACGTCGACAGTGATGAAGAAAAGTAAAGATTGCGGTGGTACAAATACTCCAACAGTGATGGAGACAAAAAACAGACCATATGAAAGAAAACATTGTGGTGATGCAAATACTTCAACGGCGATGGAGGCATGTAGAAGAAAAGATTGCGGTGGCGATACAACAAATACGTCAACAGTGATGGAGACCAAGAAGAAAAGAGCATATAGAAGAAAGAAGTGCCTTCCTCATGATTTAATTGTGGATGAAATATTAACCAGGCTTCCAGTCCAGACACTGCTGACGTCCGTTCTGGTATCCAAACTCTGGTATAACTCCATTCATAATGATCATAAACGCTTAACTTATTATCATTTCCTTGAATCACAGAAACACCCCCAAGTTATCCTTAGCCTTTTGAATGTTAGGAATGGGGTTAATAAAAACACGGGTGAGCCTGAGTATGGGTGTCACTTCTTCAAATTTAACACTAGAATTTATGGTACTGAAAATATTGTGAAGTTTGACAAGTTTCGAGGTTGTGTTTTTGATCGCGGTGTATATGAGATGGTCGGTTACCGTCATGGTCTACCATGTGTGGCTGCAGTCGGTAAATACTCAACTGGTTACATGATTGTGGACCCAAACAGGAAAGACTTTCTCTCTATCTTTCATCCAGTTAAAGTTGGGAAATGCACCACCAATGCACGCACCATCTGTCACGGATTTGGGTTCGATTCCTCAACGAACAAGTACAAGTTGGTAAGTTTTTTCTCTACTGCGGAAAAGGTGCTTAACGCTGTGGTATTTACACTGGGAACTAAATCATGGAGAGATGTCACTGCTACGATTGTGCCGATATTAGGTCGTCCTATTAGACACCTAAGAGTGCGCACGGGTAGGGACAAATCAGCCATCTTCTGTACCACGAGCAGCAATGGATGTTTGGTCTGGAAGATAATTGCAAATTTGGTGGAAGCAAGATCTGACAATATCGAGCATGATTACAGTAATATGGATGGTAATGAGTTGGAGATGCTACTGTCGTTCAATCTCCACGACGACAAGTACCAGTTCATTCAACTGCCAGCCAAACGCACTACTGGAGAGCAACAGAAGCACCCACTTGCTGTTTTTCCTCGTCTTCTGGAGTTGAAGGGATTTCCTTGTAAGCACTTACATGATGATTATCCTCATCTTTTGGAATTCAAGGGATCTCCTTGTATTGCACGTTTTGAAAAATTACCAACGAAAGGAAGTGATGATTCTCATCGTTCCCGTGATGATCATCCGAGTCGTACTAGATGCTGCTGTTGTAGTAAAGTTCATTTGTGCCTATTGAAGGAGGAAGGGTGGGTTCAGGAGGAGAGTTTTGATGTTTGTGTAGATTCTAATCTCACATGGTCAAGGGATCTGGCACCAGATCCCTGCTGTTTTTGCTTCGACGCTATACCTCCTACTCGCATATTCAGTTTCTCGGATCAGATGTTTCTTTACTGGTTCAACGGGAAGCATCTTCAAGTTTACAATCTGCGTTCTAAAAAGCTTCAGCTTGTACTGCCTGTTCATCCTAAAGAGGCTGATGTTTTTGGAGCAAAGAGGATAGAACCCCAGCACATTTATTATTGTTCCGATGTTTTTAGTTGGTTAGATGATGATATTTCTTTCATCAATCAAGATTTCCAGCTGCACTGTCATGAGGACAACTTTGTTTCTCTACAAACCTTCATACCGGAAGGAGTGGAAGGAGTTGATGTTGATGGTTTCAGTGAGTCGGATTTGGATAGATGTTCGGCTTATGTGCTTATCCACAGAGGCTCAAAAGTGTATTATCCTTCTTATTAG